Proteins encoded together in one Benincasa hispida cultivar B227 chromosome 1, ASM972705v1, whole genome shotgun sequence window:
- the LOC120083810 gene encoding heterogeneous nuclear ribonucleoprotein Q isoform X2: MSNLRTKSDRIRNRPFLLKIFNLHLISEEEEVKDEEYGKDERLDLEDNDPESEPEEDGGFEYDEKEIEQEDVQEVVDGEGDPEDNVGDEEGDMVEEDVEDAQEDLDGEEDDQQAGEDHDHAGMVDADEDEHHEVVKERRKRKEFEVFVGGLDKDVKEEDLKKVFSAVGEVTEVRLMMNPQTKKNKGFAFLRFATVEEAKRAVSELKNPVINGKQCGVTPSQDSDTLFLGNICKTWKKDALKEKLKHYGVDNVEDLTLVEDSNNEGSNRGFAFLEFSSRSDAMDAFKRLQKRDVVFGVDRPAKVSFADSFIDPGDEIMAQVKTVFVDSLPASWDEEFVKGLLKKYGEIEKIELARNMPSAKRKDFGFVTFDTHDAAVSCAKSINNSELGEGDNKAKVRARLSRPLQRGKGKHASRADYWPGRTTGRAVRGSWGRPAPRSIPVRGVRGVGSHLPPVSIKRPGGVRDRRPVIAVPPRGRPVAAVTRSYDRGPPVTSYSKSSMKREYGRREELHPSRSRMLVDYASRVVPERNPSYRDDYASRAVAFSDPPRREAPRRAYVDDGYGRRFERPPPPSYRDVRARDYDALIGSKRPYSSLSDVPPAYADAGVRQSRSRLDYDYGAGASQYGDAYDSRIGRSNMGGYDSRSSVSGSFSSDVGGMYSSSYGGDYMTRGSNVGGSSYSSMYPGRSVGGSSYMGSGGSGSYY; this comes from the exons ATGTCGAACCTTCGCACGAAGTCAGATCGGATTCGAAACCGTCCGTTCCTCCTAAAA ATCTTCAATCTACATCTCAtttcagaagaagaagaagtaaagGATGAAGAATATGGAAAGGACGAGCGCTTGGATCTTGAAGATAATGATCCTGAATCAGAACCTGAGGAGGACGGAGGGTTTGAGtatgatgaaaaagaaattgaacaGGAGGATGTTCAGGAAGTGGTAGATGGAGAGGGGGATCCTGAGGACAATGTGGGCGATGAGGAGGGTGATATGGTTGAAGAGGATGTTGAGGATGCTCAGGAGGATCTTGATGGGGAGGAGGATGATCAGCAAGCTGGTGAAGACCATGACCATGCGGGCATGGTTGATGCTGATGAGGATGAGCATCATGAAGTTGTAAAAGAGAGGCGTAAACGCAAGGAGTTTGAAGTGTTTGTTGGAGGCTTAGACAAGGATGTGAAAGAGGAGGATCTGAAGAAAGTTTTCAGTGCAGTTGGTGAAGTTACTGAAGTCAGGCTAATGATGAACCCCCAGACAAAGAAGAACAAAGGTTTTGCATTCCTACGTTTTGCTACTGTGGAAGAGGCAAAACGAGCTGTGTCAGAGCTGAAGAACCCAGTG ATTAATGGGAAACAATGTGGTGTGACTCCAAGTCAAGATAGCGACACCCTTTTTCTTGGTAACATATGCAAGACATGGAAAAAGGATGCT CTGAAGGAGAAGTTGAAACATTATGGAGTTGATAATGTTGAGGATCTGACATTGGTAGAAGATAGTAATAATGAAGGGTCAAATCGTGGATttgcatttttggaattttcatCTCGTTCAGATGCTATGGATGCCTTCAAGCGTCTTCAGAAAAGGGATGTTGTATTTGGAGTTGATAGGCCTGCCAAAGTATCATTTGCTGATTCTTTTATAGATCCTGGTGATGAAATTATGGCACAG GTCAAGACTGTTTTTGTTGATAGTCTCCCTGCCTCATGGGATGAAGAATTTGTTAAAGGACTTCTTaagaagtatggagagattgaaaaGATTGAGCTTGCTCGAAATATGCCTTCAGCCAAGAGAAAGGATTTTGGTTTTGTTACATTTGACACACATGATGCTGCAGTTTCCTGTGCGAAGAGCATCAACAACTCAGAGCTTGGTGAAGGGGACAACAAG GCTAAAGTAAGGGCTAGATTATCCAGACCACTGCAACGAGGCAAAGGAAAGCATGCTAGTCGTGCTGATTATTGGCCTGGGCGCACAACCGGGCGTGCAGTAAGGGGTTCTTGGGGGCGACCAGCTCCACGAAGTATTCCTGTTCGAGGAGTACGAGGTGTTGGCAGCCATCTCCCACCTGTCAGTATAAAGAGGCCTGGTGGTGTCAGAGATAGGCGTCCTGTCATTGCAGTGCCACCACGAGGAAGACCGGTTGCTGCTGTAACGAGGTCTTACGACAGGGGTCCTCCTG TTACTTCTTATTCAAAGAGTAGCATGAAGAGGGAGTATGGTCGACGGGAGGAGCTGCATCCATCCAGAAGCCGGATGCTTGTTGATTATGCCTCTAGAGTTGTACCAGAAAGAAATCCATCCTACAGAGATGATTATGCTTCTCGGGCTGTTGCCTTCTCTGATCCGCCTCGTAGAGAAGCACCCAGGAGAGCTTATGTAGATGATGGATACGGCCGTAGGTTTGAGAGACCCCCTCCACCAAGCTACCGTGATGTACGGGCACGTGATTATGATGCTCTAATTGGATCAAAACGGCCATATTCTTCATTG AGTGATGTGCCTCCAGCTTATGCTGATGCTGGTGTTCGCCAATCAAGAAGTCGTTTAGACTATGACTATGGTGCTGGTGCGTCTCAATATGGAGATGCCTATGATAGCAG GATTGGCAGATCAAATATGGGAGGATATGATAGTCGAAGTTCTGTCTCAG GTTCTTTTAGTAGTGATGTTGGTGGAATGTACTCATCAAGCTATGGAGGAGACTATATGACTCGTGGTAGCAAT GTGGGTGGCAGCTCTTATTCATCAATGTACCCTGGACGTAGTGTGGGGGGCAGCAGTTACATGGGCAGCGGTGGGTCTGGATCATACTATTGA
- the LOC120083824 gene encoding uncharacterized protein LOC120083824 isoform X2: MGRRQSDAKRGVCALAILFLIGISSCIMVYRCLIGPIRPTSVEVSSTSDFVNNGGFFKSGENSEECCRGIDHLELWGDAVKWGSDFKLNSSRECCLACKAMCDDQIGRCLCDSWVFCGDAKACGPNFGECWLKKQKDILSPDQRASGDQVMWTSGLMFGKNEGIISIETEYGSFRIKAPYGPPFALIQGTLEAHGIMFKKNPKEDCPTIRKGSVAWVGSGPEFFISLANHDEWRKAYTVFGSVLPEDMEMVEKIAQLPTNLEVWHNINVSVLEKPIPFGLKRLNTEL, translated from the exons ATGGGCCGCAGGCAAAGTGACGCCAAGCGTGGTGTTTGTGCGCTCGCGATCCTCTTCCTGATAGGCATTTCCTCCTGCATTATGGTCTATCGGTGCCTAATTGGGCCCATTCGGCCGACTTCCGTTGAGGTCTCTTCTACTTCCGATTTTGTCAATAATGGCGGCTTCTTCAAGAGTGGGGAGAACTCCGAAGAGTGTTGTCGAGGTATTGACCATTTGGAGCTGTGGGGAGATGCTGTGAAATGGGGTTCTGATTTTAAGTTGAATTCGTCGAGGGAGTGTTGTTTGGCTTGTAAAGCCATGTGTGATGATCAAATTGGACGGTGTTTGTGTGATTCTTGGGTGTTCTGTGGTGATGCTAAGGCTTGCGGACCAAATTTTGGTGAG TGCTGgttgaagaaacaaaaggatATTCTGAGCCCTGACCAAAGAGCATCAGGAGATCAAGTCATGTGGACTTCTGGCCTCATGTTTGGGAAAAATGAG gGAATTATTAGCATTGAGACAGAGTATGGGTCTTTTCGCATTAAG GCTCCATATGGTCCTCCTTTTGCTCTAATACAAGGAACTCTAGAAGCACATGGAATCATGTTCAAGAAGAATCCAAAGGAAGATTGTCCAACCATTAGAAAAGGATCAGTTGCTTGGGTTGGTTCTGGCCCGGAATTCTTTATCAGCTTGGCCAACCACGATGAGTGGCGCAAGGCGTACACTGTGTTCGGTTCCGTTCTTCCAGAAGACATGGAAATGGTGGAGAAAATAGCACAACTTCCTACAAATTTGGAGGTTTGGCATAACATAAACGTCTCTGTTTTGGAAAAACCGATTCCTTTTGGGTTAAAAAGACTGAATACAGAACTATAG
- the LOC120083824 gene encoding uncharacterized protein LOC120083824 isoform X1, translating to MGRRQSDAKRGVCALAILFLIGISSCIMVYRCLIGPIRPTSVEVSSTSDFVNNGGFFKSGENSEECCRGIDHLELWGDAVKWGSDFKLNSSRECCLACKAMCDDQIGRCLCDSWVFCGDAKACGPNFGECWLKKQKDILSPDQRASGDQVMWTSGLMFGKNEGIISIETEYGSFRIKLFPACAPHSVNFILELLALRSCVGCQFHRAESRGSLWFSDGDHVKNAPYGPPFALIQGTLEAHGIMFKKNPKEDCPTIRKGSVAWVGSGPEFFISLANHDEWRKAYTVFGSVLPEDMEMVEKIAQLPTNLEVWHNINVSVLEKPIPFGLKRLNTEL from the exons ATGGGCCGCAGGCAAAGTGACGCCAAGCGTGGTGTTTGTGCGCTCGCGATCCTCTTCCTGATAGGCATTTCCTCCTGCATTATGGTCTATCGGTGCCTAATTGGGCCCATTCGGCCGACTTCCGTTGAGGTCTCTTCTACTTCCGATTTTGTCAATAATGGCGGCTTCTTCAAGAGTGGGGAGAACTCCGAAGAGTGTTGTCGAGGTATTGACCATTTGGAGCTGTGGGGAGATGCTGTGAAATGGGGTTCTGATTTTAAGTTGAATTCGTCGAGGGAGTGTTGTTTGGCTTGTAAAGCCATGTGTGATGATCAAATTGGACGGTGTTTGTGTGATTCTTGGGTGTTCTGTGGTGATGCTAAGGCTTGCGGACCAAATTTTGGTGAG TGCTGgttgaagaaacaaaaggatATTCTGAGCCCTGACCAAAGAGCATCAGGAGATCAAGTCATGTGGACTTCTGGCCTCATGTTTGGGAAAAATGAG gGAATTATTAGCATTGAGACAGAGTATGGGTCTTTTCGCATTAAG CTTTTTCCTGCCTGCGCTCCTCATTCTGTGAACTTTATTCTCGAGCTATTAGCATTGCGTTCTTGTGTCGGTTGCCAATTTCATCGTGCTGAAAGTCGCGGAAGCCTCTGGTTTTCCGATGGAGATCATGTAAAAAAT GCTCCATATGGTCCTCCTTTTGCTCTAATACAAGGAACTCTAGAAGCACATGGAATCATGTTCAAGAAGAATCCAAAGGAAGATTGTCCAACCATTAGAAAAGGATCAGTTGCTTGGGTTGGTTCTGGCCCGGAATTCTTTATCAGCTTGGCCAACCACGATGAGTGGCGCAAGGCGTACACTGTGTTCGGTTCCGTTCTTCCAGAAGACATGGAAATGGTGGAGAAAATAGCACAACTTCCTACAAATTTGGAGGTTTGGCATAACATAAACGTCTCTGTTTTGGAAAAACCGATTCCTTTTGGGTTAAAAAGACTGAATACAGAACTATAG
- the LOC120083810 gene encoding heterogeneous nuclear ribonucleoprotein Q isoform X1 codes for MPPRTVKRGAASAGPKKGGRVTRGTPKKQDQPAEREVAEETVKVEEVSVVEVETKELREEVTVQDKSPVVEDKPVIQNKPVVVEEKQPISIDVEDVEPSHEVRSDSKPSVPPKKEEEVKDEEYGKDERLDLEDNDPESEPEEDGGFEYDEKEIEQEDVQEVVDGEGDPEDNVGDEEGDMVEEDVEDAQEDLDGEEDDQQAGEDHDHAGMVDADEDEHHEVVKERRKRKEFEVFVGGLDKDVKEEDLKKVFSAVGEVTEVRLMMNPQTKKNKGFAFLRFATVEEAKRAVSELKNPVINGKQCGVTPSQDSDTLFLGNICKTWKKDALKEKLKHYGVDNVEDLTLVEDSNNEGSNRGFAFLEFSSRSDAMDAFKRLQKRDVVFGVDRPAKVSFADSFIDPGDEIMAQVKTVFVDSLPASWDEEFVKGLLKKYGEIEKIELARNMPSAKRKDFGFVTFDTHDAAVSCAKSINNSELGEGDNKAKVRARLSRPLQRGKGKHASRADYWPGRTTGRAVRGSWGRPAPRSIPVRGVRGVGSHLPPVSIKRPGGVRDRRPVIAVPPRGRPVAAVTRSYDRGPPVTSYSKSSMKREYGRREELHPSRSRMLVDYASRVVPERNPSYRDDYASRAVAFSDPPRREAPRRAYVDDGYGRRFERPPPPSYRDVRARDYDALIGSKRPYSSLSDVPPAYADAGVRQSRSRLDYDYGAGASQYGDAYDSRIGRSNMGGYDSRSSVSGSFSSDVGGMYSSSYGGDYMTRGSNVGGSSYSSMYPGRSVGGSSYMGSGGSGSYY; via the exons ATGCCTCCAAGGACGGTAAAGAGAGGGGCGGCGTCCGCGGGTCCGAAGAAAGGTGGGAGGGTTACCAGAGGGACGCCGAAGAAGCAAGATCAGCCGGCGGAAAGGGAGGTTGCGGAAGAGACGGTGAAGGTTGAGGAGGTCTCGGTGGTTGAGGTTGAAACCAAGGAACTCCGAGAGGAGGTCACAGTGCAGGATAAAAGCCCTGTTGTAGAAGACAAGCCTGTTATTCAGAATAAGCCTGTAGTTGTTGAGGAGAAACAACCGATTTCCATAGACGTCGAGGATGTCGAACCTTCGCACGAAGTCAGATCGGATTCGAAACCGTCCGTTCCTCCTAAAA aagaagaagaagtaaagGATGAAGAATATGGAAAGGACGAGCGCTTGGATCTTGAAGATAATGATCCTGAATCAGAACCTGAGGAGGACGGAGGGTTTGAGtatgatgaaaaagaaattgaacaGGAGGATGTTCAGGAAGTGGTAGATGGAGAGGGGGATCCTGAGGACAATGTGGGCGATGAGGAGGGTGATATGGTTGAAGAGGATGTTGAGGATGCTCAGGAGGATCTTGATGGGGAGGAGGATGATCAGCAAGCTGGTGAAGACCATGACCATGCGGGCATGGTTGATGCTGATGAGGATGAGCATCATGAAGTTGTAAAAGAGAGGCGTAAACGCAAGGAGTTTGAAGTGTTTGTTGGAGGCTTAGACAAGGATGTGAAAGAGGAGGATCTGAAGAAAGTTTTCAGTGCAGTTGGTGAAGTTACTGAAGTCAGGCTAATGATGAACCCCCAGACAAAGAAGAACAAAGGTTTTGCATTCCTACGTTTTGCTACTGTGGAAGAGGCAAAACGAGCTGTGTCAGAGCTGAAGAACCCAGTG ATTAATGGGAAACAATGTGGTGTGACTCCAAGTCAAGATAGCGACACCCTTTTTCTTGGTAACATATGCAAGACATGGAAAAAGGATGCT CTGAAGGAGAAGTTGAAACATTATGGAGTTGATAATGTTGAGGATCTGACATTGGTAGAAGATAGTAATAATGAAGGGTCAAATCGTGGATttgcatttttggaattttcatCTCGTTCAGATGCTATGGATGCCTTCAAGCGTCTTCAGAAAAGGGATGTTGTATTTGGAGTTGATAGGCCTGCCAAAGTATCATTTGCTGATTCTTTTATAGATCCTGGTGATGAAATTATGGCACAG GTCAAGACTGTTTTTGTTGATAGTCTCCCTGCCTCATGGGATGAAGAATTTGTTAAAGGACTTCTTaagaagtatggagagattgaaaaGATTGAGCTTGCTCGAAATATGCCTTCAGCCAAGAGAAAGGATTTTGGTTTTGTTACATTTGACACACATGATGCTGCAGTTTCCTGTGCGAAGAGCATCAACAACTCAGAGCTTGGTGAAGGGGACAACAAG GCTAAAGTAAGGGCTAGATTATCCAGACCACTGCAACGAGGCAAAGGAAAGCATGCTAGTCGTGCTGATTATTGGCCTGGGCGCACAACCGGGCGTGCAGTAAGGGGTTCTTGGGGGCGACCAGCTCCACGAAGTATTCCTGTTCGAGGAGTACGAGGTGTTGGCAGCCATCTCCCACCTGTCAGTATAAAGAGGCCTGGTGGTGTCAGAGATAGGCGTCCTGTCATTGCAGTGCCACCACGAGGAAGACCGGTTGCTGCTGTAACGAGGTCTTACGACAGGGGTCCTCCTG TTACTTCTTATTCAAAGAGTAGCATGAAGAGGGAGTATGGTCGACGGGAGGAGCTGCATCCATCCAGAAGCCGGATGCTTGTTGATTATGCCTCTAGAGTTGTACCAGAAAGAAATCCATCCTACAGAGATGATTATGCTTCTCGGGCTGTTGCCTTCTCTGATCCGCCTCGTAGAGAAGCACCCAGGAGAGCTTATGTAGATGATGGATACGGCCGTAGGTTTGAGAGACCCCCTCCACCAAGCTACCGTGATGTACGGGCACGTGATTATGATGCTCTAATTGGATCAAAACGGCCATATTCTTCATTG AGTGATGTGCCTCCAGCTTATGCTGATGCTGGTGTTCGCCAATCAAGAAGTCGTTTAGACTATGACTATGGTGCTGGTGCGTCTCAATATGGAGATGCCTATGATAGCAG GATTGGCAGATCAAATATGGGAGGATATGATAGTCGAAGTTCTGTCTCAG GTTCTTTTAGTAGTGATGTTGGTGGAATGTACTCATCAAGCTATGGAGGAGACTATATGACTCGTGGTAGCAAT GTGGGTGGCAGCTCTTATTCATCAATGTACCCTGGACGTAGTGTGGGGGGCAGCAGTTACATGGGCAGCGGTGGGTCTGGATCATACTATTGA